In Cyprinus carpio isolate SPL01 unplaced genomic scaffold, ASM1834038v1 S000006823, whole genome shotgun sequence, the DNA window ccttcacatgtgatcagtgtgggaagagtttcagaaagtcattttttctcattttggagAAAGACTACTTAACTGtgattacagtatatatacaatatataaaaagttgtattatatactattatataatataataataataatataattcaaatcaTTATGCTCCTTATGAATTTTGTATTGTGTCCAtctcaaattttaatttcttataatgcatgtgtatattttttcatttactctTTTATGAGGGAAACCATAAATttcaaaaatgttctgttctCATATCAACAgaagtggcgcccccagaaaattttaataggggtggccagatgaggccacagtaaatctttgggtggcacatcaaaaaataaataaataaattgttacgTGGGAGTGTAGTaggttgtgtgtgtttatggggaAGATGTGTATTTGTGGTCTAGTTTTCCCTGGCGTGTGTTTTCTTCCTCCCTCTTTTGTTACTCTCACTGCAATGACTCACAGGTGGAGCTGCTAACGAGTGCCCTGATTGGTGACTGGAGTGATTGGCGCTGTATTTAAGTCTCCTGAACCATGGATCTACGGCTCCCCGCTCTCATGGCTTCCTTGACTGATAGACAGATGTGTTTTCTATGTAGTATGGTGCCCATAGTGTTTGTTAACTTTTTGTTATGAGACCTTTGTTGTAAACCACTATCTTTTGCTATGTTATGACTCTTTTTGTTAAATCCTGATCCTTACCTAATTGGAGCATGGTAGGGAGGTGGGTGCCTTTCTTTTATTATTCGTTTTCTCCTGGTTATGATATTTAGGGAGGGaagcttttgtacttttgtttagtttcttttaaTTCTAGGTTAGTATCTCTAAAATGAGTtagctttgttttgttatttgttttggctCTTCCCCCTCCTGAAGCTTATGTTGCTCCTTATctacttttgtttaataaattcactttttcactttaaagagtgtttttggtgttttgaagcCTTGGGAGTGAGAGCGGGGACTCCAGGGAGTCTGTTGATCGGCTCCCTGATTATTGTTATGAGTGGGTTTTGAAATACTCTTTGACTAGAGATTTGACCTCATTCGTAACAAATGGGGGCTCGTCCGCttgtttttgtgttaatttaatgaatgaatttctCTTTCTTGTTTTGAGTACAAGTGGAAGTGACCGCTCGTTAATTTTTGTGGTTAACGAACAAGTCTAAGTGGTACCATTTTCTGTCGTCTTGGTGAGTAAAATTTACTCCTATTTTTGTCTTGCTGATTTAGTGTAAAGCAGTAACGAACACTAATAATGGAGTTAGATGTTGGATCATTTATGTCAAAGCCCACTATACAGCAGTTTGATGCATTTCGAAAAAAAGATCTAATACAGATTGCTGAAATTTTGAAGGTTTCTGTAGTAAGTTCTGCACCTAAGCAGGTAGTTAAAGCTGAAGTTTATGCTAAACTGGTtgagcaaggttttttttgtctGCTGATGGTGAAAttgagaagagtgtgtgtgagactgcTGAAACTGATCTGACATCTCAATCAGATCCGTTGCTcttattaaaagtaaaagaagTGGAGTTACAGATAAAGCGGCAAGAACATGAGAATCGTATGTTGCATTTACGTGAGTTAGAGATGGTGCAtaaggaaaaggaaagagagcGTGCGTTTACTGCTAGTCCATCTGTCGTAACTCCAGTGCATGCAAGCATGCCTTCACCTATTCAGCCTGCTGCTGTTAATTTGTTTGATCCCAGTAAGTACATTAAACTTGTGCCTCCTTTTCGAGAATCAGAAGCAGATGCTTATTTCATCGCATTTGAGCGTATTGCTGCTAAACTTAACTGGCCGAAAGATATGTGGGGGTTAATGTTACAATGCAGTTTAGTTGGTAAAGCTCAAGAAGTGTGTTCTGCTTTGCCTATCGAGGAGTCTCTTAATTATGATTTGGTGAAAGCTGCTGTTTTGCGGGTTTATGAACTTGTACCTGAAGCATACAGGCAAAAGTTTCGTAACTATACTAAATCGGCTAAACAAACGTTTGTGCAGTTTGCACGCGATAAGAGAGCTCTGTTAGAAAAGTGTGTGCGCTGCTTCGAAAACGACTACGTTTGAGCAATTTCAAGAACTGATTCTGTTGGAggactttaaaaattgtttttccaGACAATTTAGTGATTTACCGAAATGAGCAAAAGGTTAAGTCCCTTTCAGAAGCTGCAGTATTGGCGGATGAATATATTTTGACACATAAGACTGTATTTTCTTCTGCGGTTGGCCCGAATCATGGTACTTCAATGTTTTCAGGTGTGCAGAAACCTTTGATGTACACTCGCTCAACGAAACCTATGGGGCGCTCTGCGGTAGAGGGTAAGGAAGAGAGCAAGAATGTTGAGAATAAAAGAGTTTGCTTTTATTGCCTAGACCCAAATCATCTTATTGTTGATTGTAAAGCCTGGAAGAATAGAAATGCTGCCTCTAAGCCTAAAAGTGTGGCTAATATTGTTCTTGAGCGAGAGTTTTTGGGTTGAGAATTTTTCAGACAATTCTGTATTTACTCCCTTTGTATTTGAAGGGAGTGTGTCAGTTTCTCTCTGGATGGTACGAGGAATTCAATCTCTATTTTGAGGGATACGGGGTCAGCCCAATCGTTTATACTGGAAAGTGCATTACCATTTTCAGAGGTGACGTACACTGGAACTGATGTGTTAGTTCGTGGAATCGAATTGAATTGTGTTAAAGTTCCTCTTCATACTGTGTGTTTTTGACCTCTGATCTGGTTTCAGGTCCGGTAAAAATAGGGGTACGTTCCAGATTGCCTGTAGAGGGCGTAAGTTTAATCTTGGGAAATGACCTGGCCGGTGCTAAAGTTTTTCCTCACCCAATTGTAGCGAAGACTCCGGTTTGTGATGCGGAGCTTGCCAGTCGATTCCCCTCAGTATTTTCAGTATGTGCAGTCACTCGTGCACAGGCACGTAAAAATGAGGATGTGATTGATTTGTCTGACACTTTTTCTTGCTTCTCCAGATTCTCCCTCTGAGTTAAGGTTATCTGTTGTTTCCAGTGTGGGTAATGCAGATGATGATATTCCTGAGAAAGAATCTTCTTTGACAATGGGGGAGAGAACAACTTGGTAGAGCCCAAAAGTCCGACCCTTCTCTAACGTGCTGTATTGAGGCCGTGGAGAATAAAAGGGAAGGATGTAGTGCTGATGGGGTACGGTATTTCTGGGACCAAGGCATCTTAATGCGTGAGTGGCTGTCTCGTAAAGCAAAAGAGGCTGGATTAAGTCCAGAGTATCAGATTGTATTACCTGTTGGTTATCGAAAGGCTGTGCTTAAACTTTCTCATGACCACCCCCTGTCTGGTCATTTAGGCAGTACTAAAACATTCATGCGAGtggctaaatatttttattggacTGGTTTAAGATCTGCTGTGTCAAACCATTGTCATTCATGTCACGTGTGTCAACTCGCTGGTAAACCCAAATCAAACAATTCGTCCGGCTCCTTTGCAGCCTATTCCAGTGATGGGAGAACCATTCGAGCGACTCATTCTAGACTGTGTTGGGCCCCTGCCGAAATCGAAAGCGGGTTTTCAGTATATCTTAACGTTAATGTGTGCGGCGACTCATTTTCCAGAGGCGATACCATTGCGTAACATCAAAGCAAAAACCATTGTTAAAGAGTTGATTAAATTTTGTTCAATGTTTGGGTTACCTCGCGTGATCCAGACCGATCAGGGAAcaaattttaaatctaaagtgTTTGAGCAAATGTTGAAAGGGGTTTCCGTTAATCATGTAGTGTCGAGTGCATATCATCCACAGTCGCAGGGGGCTCTAGAGAGATTTCACCAGACGCTCAAGTCAATGATGAGGGCGCACTGTGTAGAAGCTGGTAAGGACTGGGCTGATGATCTCCCTTTACTTTTATTTGCGATAAGGGAAACGGTTCAAGAATCGTTAGGGTTTAGTCCTGCAGAGAGCTAATTTTTGGACATACGGTTCGGGGACCTTTAAAGCTGTTACGCGAGGAACTTGTTCTTGATAATACGCCGCTGGTTCTCGTATCGGAGTATGTTAGTTCTATTCGTGAACGGCTTCGTAGGGTTTGTGAGATGGCGAAGGTAAGATTTGGCTGAGTCACAGAGTGAGATGAAGGAGCATTATGACCGCAAGAGTGTTGCTCGTTCTTTTCAGCCTGGTGATTCTGTTTTGCTGTTAATGTCAGTGCCAGGGTCTGCTCTACAACCAAGATTTTCAGGTTCTTTTAGGGTGACGAAAAAGTTGAGTGATACGAATTATTTGATTTGCACGCCTGAACGGCGGAGGAAATTGCGGATGGTTCATGTTAACATGTTGAAGTCTTATATGCAAGACGAGTCTGCTCTTATTGTCAAGCCGAGTGCCGCTGTTGTGTCAGCGGGAGCAAATGAGGTTGAACAGGAGTTTTCTGTACCTTGTGGTTATTTGTCGAATTCTGTGATTTTGAAGGAGTTGGACTCTCACTTAAGTTATTTAGCTCCGAATCAAAGGAAGGATATCGTTGAGCTAATTGAAAGTCATCACTCACTCTTTGGTGACATTCCATCTCAGACTATAGTGCTTCAGCATGATTATTGATGTCGGAAATGCGCAGCCCATAAAACAGCACCCCTTTCGGCTTAATCCAAGGAAGCGTGAGTTAATGAAAGCTGAGGTCGAGTATTTACGTCAGAATAATTTTGCAAGTCCCAGTCAGAGTGCATGGAGTTCGCCTTGTTTGTTAGTTCCCAAGGCTGATTCATTGGTTCGGTTCTGCACTGACTATCGCAAAGTCAATGCAGTAACTAAACCTGACTCTTTCCCGCTTCCACGTATGGAAGACTGCATAGATCGAGTGGGTCCCGCAAAGTTTGTTACAAAACTAGATCTTCTTAAGGGGTACTGGCAAGTTCCTCCTACCCCTCGGGCCCCAGAGATTTCAGCGTTTGTAACTCCTGATGACTTTATGCAGTACTCTGTTATGGCGTTTGGAATGCGTAATGCGCCTTCAACATTTCAACGCTTAATGCGTATTGTACTAGATGGAGTTCAGAAGTGTGAGGCTTATCTGGACGATGTGGTAATATATTCTTCTAGTTGGGAAGAACATCTAAGTTCTTTACGTGAAGTACTTTCACGCTTTTGTGGTGCATCTCTGACTTTGAACCTAGCCAAATGTGAGTTCGCCAAGGCAACAGTGGTTTACTTGGGGAAAAGAGTGGGTCAAGGTCAGGTATGTCCGGTTGATGCGAAGATTGCATCTGTCATGAAGTTTCCAGTACCAGTGAATAAAAGAGAACTGCGTCAATTTTTGGGGATGGCCGGATACTACAGGGGGTTTTGTCGTAATTTTGCCAGTGTGGTATCACCATTAACCGATCTTCTTAGCACCGCTCGAGTTTTCGTGTGGTCTCCTGCTTGTGAGCAGGCTTTTCAAGCAGCTAAGGATTTGCTGTGTAATGCTCCTGTTTTGGCAGCCCCAGAGTTTGCACGCTCTTTCAAGTTGGAAGTGGATGCCTCTGCTACTGGAGCTGGTGCGGTTTTTTACTTCAAGAGAGTGAGTTCGAGGTTGATCACCCAGTTTGGTTACTTCTCGAAAAAGTTCACGTTATGTCAACGCAGATATAGTACCATCGAAAAAGAGGCTCTTGCGTTGCTATTAGCGTTGCAACATTTCGAGGTGTATTTAGGTGGAAGTTCATTTCCAATTGTGGTGTATACCGACCACAACCCACTTGTTTTTTTGGCTCGGATGTCTAATTCGAATCAACGTTTAATGCGCTGGGCATTAATAATTCAAGAGTTTAATTTGGATATCCGACATAAAAGAGGCTCGCAGAATATTGTCGCGGATGCGCTGTCTCGAGTTTATGGTGCTGAAGTGTAAAGATAATTACAGTAGTGCAGTGTAGTAGATACAAACTTCCTGTTAGCATCTTTCTGGTGGGGAGGTGTTACGTGGGAGTGTAGTAGGTTGTGTGGTTTATGGGGAAGATGTGTATTTGTGGTCTAGTTTTCCCTGGCGTGTTTTTCTTCCTCCCTCTTTTGTTACTCTCACTGCAATGACTCACAGGTGGAGCTGCTAACGAGTGCCCTGATTGGTGACTGGAGTGATTGGCGCTGTATTTAAGTCTCCTGAACCATGGATCTACGGCTCCCCGCTCTCATGGCTTCCTTGACTGATAGACATATGTGTTTTCTATGTAGTATGGTGCCCATAGTGTTTGTTAACTGGTTGTTATGAGACCTttgttgtaaatgtgttttttttgttatgttatgacTCTTTTTTTGTTAAATCCTGATCCTTACCTAATTGGAGCATGGTAGGGAGGTGGGTGCCTTTCTTTTATCATTCGTTTTCTCCTGGTTATGATAATTAGGGAGGGAagattttgtacttttgtttagtttcttttaaTTCTAGGTTAGTATCTCTATAATGAGTtagctttgttttgttatttgttttggttCTTCCCCCTCCTGAAGCTTATGTTGCTCCTTATctacttttgtttaataaattcactttttcactttaaagagtgtttttggtgttttgaagcCTTGGGAGTGAGAGCGGGGACTCCAGGGAGTCTGTTGATCGGCTCCCTGATTATTGTTATGAATGGGTTTTGAAATCCTCTTTGACTAGAGATTTGACCTCATTCGTAACACCGTGAAAGGGCAAAACTGTCTGGGACTTTCACTGAATTTGTGCTAACCGATGAAGCAGCAAATGCATATCTGTCCTATATTCACTCTAATCATAAATGCATGAACAAACTCGTAGATGTACCGATGTAGAAGGCTGCATTCTCCTCCAGAGCGTAATCATCGATGTATGAGATTCCCAAAGGTTGCACTGGGGTCTCGCCGATTCCTCGCAAGATATTCCCAAGGAAAACATAGATCCACATGGACAACATGGACTCATGTTCGCAACCTGAGAAAGAGGGGAGAGAGGGTGAGAAGGGTTGCAAATGAGAGGCATTTCCAGAAATCAACACATTACATATATAGCAAATAAAATGAGACGGGACAAACAGGCGATGACAGATTACTGCACAGCCATGCATCTTAAAAAAAGGCCTAATATTAGTTAATTTGATGATGCTGAATTAAAAATTGtcaataaaaacttaatttttttgcaaaataagattgatgatttttttctaattatataaatgtatcagcTTTAGTGCACTTGTGgaaataacaaaagcagtcaaatgaCAAAAGTTTCGAGTGGAGTGGAAAAAGATGTTCAAATACTTCATTTAATGTCAATGAACTTtacaaactaagctttttttttttttcacaaaatctgGCATTTTCCTTCACTGTTTGGATGTAGTAAAACACCCACTTCTTGTTCGCATTTTCTTGCGTCACTAATTCTAACCTTGAAATCAAgattaggcataaaataatgtcCTACATATGAAAATCATCTGAGAATTAAACAAAGAGTGGTAATCTGGCTCAGATGAAGACTGGAATCATGTCTTTGTGGCAGTTTTTCTGGTAATTAAAGgataatttaaaaggaaaaatacaacaaaacgcATATATTTTGTGAGAAAGCGTGTCGTGCTCGAGCAAAACAGGCAGTATTTTGGGAATCAGCACAGAAACTTAGTACGAAATAAGTATTGGATTACATGCCTTAGCAAGACTATATTAAACCATATGAGACCGTACACAGCACCAGTGTATGTTAGTCAGGCTTTAAAACTAGTTTAAGATCTAACACAAGCCGTAGGTGGTTCTGTACCTGAGCTCGGCACTGAAGAAGCGCTGGGACCTGCGGCCAGAACGCTAGACCTCACTGGACATGGAGAGAGGTCACTGGTTGAGTTCACTGACGATCGAATCGATGTTTCAAACTTGTAGCTGCATAAAAAACATCAGCAGAAATCAGAAACcatgtcacatgacaacaaaagtGATACAGATTGATGAAACAGACATATTTGAATCtgaatacagttttttattttgtcaacaaTAATGAAGACGAGAAAGacgcataataaaaaataataaaaagttaataaaaatagaaaatctttttgtttattttgtcaacAATAACGAGGACAGAAAAACATCATAAtgaaaattaactaataaaacacttagttaataaaaatatgtatttttttattttctgcaagaATAATGAAGACAGAAAAGGTGCAtcatgataattacaaaataggtgacaatacaaatacaaattgtttttatattgtcaaCAATAATGAagacaattatataaatatatatattattttgtcaaCAATGAGGACAGAAAAGATTCATcaaaatgataattatattaaaaaagagttaatatatattttttattttgtcaataataAAGATGAACAATATgtatgataatgataattaaatataaaaagttaaaaatatttgttttattttgtcaataattaaaatagaaaggaTGCGtcataatgataattaaataattaaaaaaagagttataatataaatacaaaatctaaaataattataattaatgtaataccgttaacaaaaatatgacaagaaaaaaataatccagTCATAGTATTTTGGGTATTACCCTGCTCGAGGAGACAAAGCTGAACtcttaaaaactaaactaattcgTAAAGATGAATAAGCTGTATATTACAATCTATATATGCACACACAGTGAATAAAATGCACAGGTGAACCTCAAATCAATCACACTCTAGTCAGACTGAACAGTTCACATTGTGAACATGCTGTTGCTGTAAAAACAGGATGCAATATAGAATGCATCATTTCTATAAATAATGCGCTTCAAAAACGTGGCCTAGAtactaaacattaacattaaaatacagcaTGTCAATCCATCACGGAAATTTCACTCGAGTCACTTTACATACATCCAAGCTGAGCCGCATGTAAAACTGAAAACCTGGCACACTTTCAAGGTTGAGATTGCATGTCGGTGTACAAGGATGAAGTCAAATTTGAATGAGCAGAGCGAGGTCATGCAAAATTCTGTTTATTCTGTATatgtatatcaaataaaaatgtttccttgATACAGCAGCTTTACGATGGAGAAAACACATCTGATAAAGAAACGGCACACAGagtctgaacacaaacacatactaaaTACAACTCGATGGCATTCGTGGGCAGGGGAATAAACTGGATACATGTTGACATGCTGACATCACACACATTTTAACTTCCGGATGAAACATGGCTTACCGTCCGATTATAAAATGGGGCAAGGCAATCAGAAAAGTCCCAAGTGACATCAACAGGCAGCCGATGGCGATGATCTTCGGTCGGTGAAGTTTGGCACCAAAGTAACTCACGAAGGCGATCACTAACAAGTTACCTAGAAGAAGAGAATGGGCAAAACTGTTCAGACAAACATTTTATGATGTGGAAATTGGGATTGAGATGAATAGgctaataaatttaaattaaatccaaaCAATAATGCCTGAACTAAAGTAAGCAACTAATCTTAAAGGTgaccgttcacccaaaaattaaaatttgctgaaaatgtactcgccctcaggccatccaagatgtagatgattttgtttcttcatcagaacagattaagataaatgtagcattgcatcacttgctcaccaatggatgctctgcaagtgaatgggtgccgtcagaatgacagtccaaacagctgataaaacatcacaataatccacagcactccagtccatcagttaatgtcttgtgaagccgaAAGCtaagtgtttgtaaaaaaacaaatccatcaatgcTTTTAGCGTCAAACCATTGCTTCCTCCATGATATTGCTTTTTGCAGTGAAAAAgacatctggtctgaatcaggagagaaacctgcatagatcaagcaccgtttcaagccaaaacaattctaaacaaatatgttgctggattttgatgtgagaggacaacaggaggtGGACTttgtcactggaggaagtgttattatgaattatggacttgtattttgtcCAGAATTGACGGTTTGATGTTTAAAaaacttgatgttttttttttttttttttttttttaacgcacAGCTAttctcttctcaagacattaactggtggactgaagtggtgtggattattgtgatgtttttatcagctgtttggactctcattctgacggcacccattcactgcagagatccattgctgagcaagtgatgcaatgctacatttctcaacatctgatgaagaaacaaactcatctagtgAATCATCAAGTGaattctcagcaaattttcatttttgcatgaactatccctttatagtaaacaagtgtaaaataaaagcaattctGAATTAATCTTATTTTCTACTGTCCATCGAGCAATAAAAACCCATGAGTGCACGTATCCGCTACACAAACTCTCTGAACATGACGCTTCCCAACTGATTTCTACATGATTGACCTCTCTGTCTGCGAGGAACATTTATCGGCTGATTTATTTGGTTTCTGAGCTTCACGGCTCCATGAACAGAGGTCTTTGTGAGGACGATTATAGCACAGCTCTGTACCCAGTGTGGCTTTCAGGAAATTTCATGGCTTTAGTGGGAACAGGAATTCTCAGACGTTTACACCACGGCTAAGTTTGAAAGGAGGTCAGCCTAACCAAAAAGAAACAACTCAcccaaacatttataaaacacacaataacacacagcaGCCTTTGTTCGGCGGGTTTTCCGGGCACTTGTTGATAACGGGGACGTAAGACAGCGAGACAGTGATGCTAACTCCGACACATGATCTCTGCGAGGCTGCACGCCGTTTCCCATTGCCATGGCAACGCTCCTATGGAAACACTGGTTGCTAGGGCCACGTGAGCGGCTGCTGCAGCAGTGTGAGCAGGGTTTAGCCTCGCTTCAATTACTCAAGATTATGATTTTACATGCACAAAGATGAATAAAGAGCTGAGTCTCTTTTGAAGCTCATCGGAATAAAACTTTGATTACAACAATCTTTTAATGGTGGTTCTGTggcatacttttttattttagtactggCATCCCTGCACACCTGCAAAGGTCCAAATATTAAGTGATTAAGATTTTGGGATaatcattataaattaataataatataatatgttaataataataataataataataataataataataataataataataaatatagctgcaagcagcaattacggggccaagcactacatgagcaagcttcagacgaatggcaggaatgagtaattaaaaccgttttaagattattttaggcaaaatggcttgaaaacagtaaagacaacaactagtaataggatttattggcttatcacgtttgaccaataggtggcgctgttgtcaaattagtgtggaatggtcagtgtgaagtgactattgcacatacaaagtttggtgtcattatgtcaaagctttgaagagatatagccttagagtcattttgacacagtgcttaaagtttataacggcgctgtacgaaaacggttttgtcttttgacacgaaatccacaactttttgtcagcacagtctgaagatcatctgattcgattttgatgaaaatcggaccaacggttgatgaggagtgcaaaaaagtatgttttcaacataaatcaaaatggccgacagaaagtttggcttattatgacataattgatatgtatgttgtcggcatgacccaaggaatattttgagaccagtttcattacaataggtcaatgaaatcaaaagttatgaaattttcaaaaatggtaataattaagaattaatgaatgtttattactccagaccaataggtggcgctgttaccaaattga includes these proteins:
- the LOC122145015 gene encoding solute carrier organic anion transporter family member 1C1-like, with translation MSLGTFLIALPHFIIGRYKFETSIRSSVNSTSDLSPCPVRSSVLAAGPSASSVPSSGCEHESMLSMWIYVFLGNILRGIGETPVQPLGISYIDDYALEENAAFYIGTSTSLFMHL